In the bacterium genome, GCCAGGAGCGAAAGAGCCTGGTCGGAAGCGGCGACCGCTCCGAGCGGATACGCACCTACAACTACCCGCAGGGCCGCGTCACCGACCACCGCATAAATCTAACGCTGTACAAGCTCGCCGAGATACTCGAAGGCAACATCGACCCCCTCCTCGACCCGCTGCACGCGCAGGCGCAGGCGGACAATCTCGTTTACGGCGATGGCTGAGGGACAGGCTCCCCTCACCCCGGTCGAGCTCATCCGCCTGACTGCGGAGTATTTCGCTAAAAAAGGAATCGACTCCCCCAGACTCACCGCCGAGGTGCTTCTGGCGTCCGTCCTTTCCGTAACCCGCCTCGACCTCTACCTCCAGTACGACAAGCCTCTCTCCTCCGCCGAAGTGGACAGTTTCCGCGCGCTGGTTCGCAGGCGCGCCGCTGGCGAGCCCACCGCCTACCTCCTCGGGAAGCGGGAGTTCTGGTCGCTGGACTTCGCTGTGGGGCCGGGAGTCCTCATTCCGCGTCCCGACACCGAAACCCTCGTGGAGAGCTGCCTCTCCATAATGGGCGGCGAGGGAAGGTTCCTTGAGATCGGCGTCGGCTCCGGCGCGGTCTCCGTGGCGCTTCTGAAGGAGAGGCCGAGATGGACGGCGGTCGGGATCGACACTGAAACCGCGCCCCTCGACTGCGCCCGGAAAAACGCCGAAACCCACGGTGTCGCCGACAGGCTCGACCTTAGGCGCGGCAGCCTCTTCTCGCCCGTGGAAAACGAAACCTTCGACCTCATAGTCTCGAACCCGCCCTACATTCCCTCGGGGGATATAGACTCGCTCGCCGCGGAGGTCTCCCGCTTCGAGCCGAGAAAGGCCCTCGACGG is a window encoding:
- the prmC gene encoding peptide chain release factor N(5)-glutamine methyltransferase; the encoded protein is MAEGQAPLTPVELIRLTAEYFAKKGIDSPRLTAEVLLASVLSVTRLDLYLQYDKPLSSAEVDSFRALVRRRAAGEPTAYLLGKREFWSLDFAVGPGVLIPRPDTETLVESCLSIMGGEGRFLEIGVGSGAVSVALLKERPRWTAVGIDTETAPLDCARKNAETHGVADRLDLRRGSLFSPVENETFDLIVSNPPYIPSGDIDSLAAEVSRFEPRKALDGGVDGLDLIREIANKAPTRLKSKGALLLEFGTGQEEAVAGILESVPGLSGMRIISDYAKKPRVAAAIKI